CCGATGTGCCGACGTCTGTTGGCCGCGGGTTATCCGCTGACCGTGTGGAATCGCAATCCGGACAAGTGCGCACCGCTGGTTGCTGCCGGTGCCCGGCAAGTGGCAACCCCGGCCGAACTGTGCGAGCACGCCGATGTGCTGATGTTGTGCCTGGCCGATACGGCGGTGGTGCGCGAGGTGGTATTCGGCCCGGCCGGTGTCGCCGCAGGTGGGAAAAAGGGCCAGTTGCTGGTGGATTTTTCCAGCCTCGAACCGACCGCCACGCGCGAAATGGCCGCGCAATTGGCGCAGCGCACCGGCATGGCGTGGCTGGACTCGCCGGTATCCGGCGGTGTGGTTGGTGCCGAGGCGGGCAGCCTGGCGATCATGGTCGGTGGTGAACCGGCGGACCTTGAGCGGGTGCGGCCGATGCTGCTCACCCTTGGCCAGCGCGTCACGCACATGGGCGGCGTCGGCGCCGGGCAGGTGACCAAAGCGTGCAATCAAATGATCGTCGCCTGCAACGCGCTGGTAATCGCCGAAGTGGTGGCCCTTGCTGAACAGGCCGGTGTCGATGCGACACTCATCGCCGAGGCGCTGGCCGGTGGTTTTGCCGATTCCAAGCCGTTGCAGATCCTCGCTCCGCAAATGGCCGAGAGTCGTTTCCAGCCGATCAAATGGCATGTGCGCACGCTGCTCAAGGATCTCGACACGGCGGTGAAATTTTCACGCGAGCAGGGTTCGGCGACGCCGAT
This window of the Pseudomonas fluorescens genome carries:
- a CDS encoding NAD(P)-dependent oxidoreductase; its protein translation is MMSTLPSLGFAGIGLMGLPMCRRLLAAGYPLTVWNRNPDKCAPLVAAGARQVATPAELCEHADVLMLCLADTAVVREVVFGPAGVAAGGKKGQLLVDFSSLEPTATREMAAQLAQRTGMAWLDSPVSGGVVGAEAGSLAIMVGGEPADLERVRPMLLTLGQRVTHMGGVGAGQVTKACNQMIVACNALVIAEVVALAEQAGVDATLIAEALAGGFADSKPLQILAPQMAESRFQPIKWHVRTLLKDLDTAVKFSREQGSATPISGLAAQLMRLHGAQGFLAQDPATLVQMYRAPESAD